In one Neobacillus sp. CF12 genomic region, the following are encoded:
- a CDS encoding NAD(P)/FAD-dependent oxidoreductase, which produces MENRYDVIVVGAGPAGIFTCYELTLKMPNAKVLLVDKGHDIYRRNCPILENKIEKCPPAAGRKEYAGCLPACSITSGFGGAGAYSDGKFNITSEFGGWMTDYLSDSQVVELIKYVDEINLSHGATESITDPLTDKVKDIERRGFAAGLKLLRAQVRHLGTEQNLQIMKSIFEYLNDKIDLSFKTEVQDLITEKTPDGHVVKGIKLKGDKDVFAEKVVITPGRDGSKWLTEILKSRRLKMTSNQVDIGVRVETSDIVMQEINENLYEGKFVFNTSVGTRVRTFCSNPSGHVVVENHSGIMLANGHAYKDPKLGSPNTNFALLVSHTFSEPFDKPNEYAHEVSRLANSLSNGGLIVQKYGDILKGRRSTERRIKEGFIEPTLKEAVPGDLGLVLPYNTLKSLIEMTEALNQITPGLASEHTLFYGVEAKFYSARPKLNDRFESEISGLYVGGDGAGITRGLAQASACGVWIARDIIKKATTEGKKEVVMA; this is translated from the coding sequence ATGGAAAATAGATATGATGTTATAGTAGTGGGTGCAGGCCCAGCGGGGATTTTTACCTGTTATGAACTTACACTAAAAATGCCGAACGCAAAGGTGCTGTTAGTGGATAAAGGGCATGATATTTATCGGAGAAATTGTCCAATTTTAGAAAATAAAATTGAGAAATGTCCTCCAGCAGCGGGTAGGAAAGAGTATGCAGGATGTTTACCAGCTTGTTCAATCACGAGCGGTTTCGGTGGTGCAGGAGCATATTCTGATGGTAAGTTTAATATCACAAGTGAATTCGGCGGTTGGATGACAGATTATCTTTCTGATTCCCAAGTGGTCGAATTAATAAAGTATGTGGATGAAATAAATTTAAGTCATGGTGCAACAGAAAGTATTACCGATCCTCTTACCGATAAAGTTAAGGATATCGAGCGCAGGGGCTTTGCGGCTGGATTAAAATTATTGCGTGCACAGGTTCGTCATCTTGGAACAGAACAAAACTTACAAATTATGAAAAGTATCTTTGAATACCTAAATGACAAGATTGATTTGTCTTTTAAAACAGAAGTTCAAGATTTGATTACTGAAAAGACACCTGATGGGCACGTCGTTAAGGGGATCAAGCTAAAAGGTGATAAAGACGTTTTTGCAGAAAAGGTTGTTATTACTCCTGGACGTGATGGTTCGAAATGGTTGACAGAGATTTTGAAATCTCGTCGCCTGAAGATGACTAGCAATCAAGTCGATATCGGTGTTCGTGTCGAGACATCTGACATTGTCATGCAGGAGATTAATGAGAATTTATATGAAGGGAAATTTGTTTTTAATACATCCGTTGGTACACGAGTACGGACGTTTTGCAGCAATCCTTCAGGCCATGTGGTTGTTGAAAATCACTCAGGTATCATGCTTGCAAATGGGCATGCCTACAAGGATCCGAAGCTTGGAAGTCCAAATACAAATTTCGCCTTGCTTGTCTCTCATACATTTTCTGAGCCTTTTGATAAGCCGAACGAATATGCACACGAGGTGTCCCGACTTGCGAACTCCCTTTCCAATGGCGGCCTAATCGTACAAAAATACGGCGACATTTTAAAAGGCAGACGTTCAACGGAAAGAAGAATTAAAGAGGGATTCATCGAACCGACACTAAAAGAGGCAGTACCAGGTGACCTTGGCCTAGTTCTTCCGTATAACACACTTAAGAGTTTAATTGAGATGACGGAAGCATTAAATCAAATTACCCCAGGATTAGCCTCAGAACACACGTTGTTCTACGGGGTGGAAGCGAAATTCTATTCTGCACGACCAAAACTCAATGACCGTTTTGAATCTGAAATCAGCGGTTTGTATGTTGGCGGTGATGGCGCAGGTATTACTCGAGGCCTTGCCCAAGCAAGTGCCTGCGGCGTCTGGATTGCAAGAGATATCATTAAAAAAGCAACAACTGAAGGAAAAAAAGAGGTAGTCATGGCCTAA
- a CDS encoding TrkH family potassium uptake protein: MNKSNRSLSKKRELSTIQLIVIFYLSALIISTLLLLIPWAHHENVSLSFIDALFTSASAVSVTGLSVISIKDTFNNFGIFLLCIILQIGGLGVMSLSTFLWIMIGKKVGLKERQLIMVDQNQSNLSGLVQLAKRIFIIIISFEFIGGIILGIRFLKYFDSPLSAFKHGFFGSISATTNAGFDITGGSLIPFSNDYFVQTVIILLMIIGAIGFPVIVEVYEFFLSLKSKRRYHFTLFTKLTTATFVILTIFGGIMIYLLDSYHFFADKSWHETFFYSLFNSATTKSAGLATMDLNEFTPSNQLFMSVLMFIGGSPSSASGGIRTTTFAIVLLAIFFYARGKGSIKIFRRELHSEDVIKSFIVISTAATLCLVSILILSITEKGTFIQVVFEVTSAFGTNGLSMGLTPLLTTFGKILIILLMFIGRLGIVTCLLILRGKDRGQEKIHYPKEKVTIG, from the coding sequence ATGAATAAATCGAATAGGTCACTATCTAAAAAGAGAGAATTATCAACGATTCAGTTAATTGTTATTTTTTACTTATCTGCTTTAATCATTTCAACTTTACTTCTATTAATACCATGGGCACATCATGAAAATGTATCCTTAAGTTTTATTGATGCCTTATTTACTTCCGCGAGCGCCGTCAGTGTAACAGGACTAAGTGTCATCTCAATAAAAGATACCTTTAATAATTTTGGAATATTTCTGTTATGTATTATCCTCCAAATAGGAGGATTAGGTGTAATGTCACTAAGTACCTTCCTATGGATAATGATTGGTAAAAAAGTTGGATTAAAGGAACGCCAACTAATCATGGTGGATCAAAATCAATCGAACTTGTCTGGTTTGGTGCAGCTTGCGAAACGGATTTTTATTATCATCATTTCATTTGAATTTATCGGCGGAATCATTTTAGGAATACGCTTCTTGAAATACTTTGACAGTCCCTTATCTGCTTTTAAGCATGGATTTTTCGGGTCTATAAGTGCCACTACGAATGCTGGGTTTGATATTACTGGGGGATCATTAATACCTTTTAGCAATGATTACTTTGTTCAGACAGTTATTATCTTATTAATGATAATTGGGGCGATTGGATTCCCGGTTATCGTCGAGGTTTATGAATTCTTTTTAAGTTTGAAAAGTAAAAGAAGATATCATTTTACTTTATTTACGAAATTAACGACTGCAACCTTTGTCATCTTAACCATATTCGGCGGCATTATGATTTATTTACTCGATAGTTATCATTTTTTTGCCGATAAATCTTGGCACGAAACATTCTTCTATTCCTTATTTAATTCTGCCACCACCAAAAGTGCGGGATTGGCCACGATGGATTTGAATGAATTCACACCGAGTAATCAGCTTTTCATGTCAGTACTGATGTTTATCGGAGGTTCACCCAGCAGCGCCAGCGGTGGGATTCGGACTACAACCTTTGCGATTGTTTTACTAGCCATATTCTTTTATGCAAGAGGAAAAGGTTCTATTAAAATATTTAGAAGAGAACTTCATAGTGAGGATGTGATTAAATCCTTTATTGTGATTTCTACTGCTGCCACGCTCTGTTTAGTCTCAATTTTAATCCTTTCTATTACAGAAAAAGGAACCTTTATTCAAGTGGTATTTGAAGTCACATCTGCGTTTGGAACCAACGGATTGTCGATGGGATTAACACCGTTATTAACAACATTTGGGAAAATCCTGATCATCTTATTGATGTTTATCGGCAGATTAGGGATAGTAACGTGTCTACTGATATTAAGAGGCAAGGATCGTGGACAGGAAAAAATTCATTATCCAAAAGAGAAGGTTACGATTGGTTAA
- a CDS encoding tetratricopeptide repeat protein codes for MITKLKSLYDRKSFYQALDIINQEIHVLKSLRFTELKQELNRIKSAEEFQVLIRFTDHFLMYHYSSFLVRYAYRRFPCVLTLSWYCEELLDNGKLIEADELISAAIAEIQEEDLDCEEVERLYFCKIRCLLEMKLFSQAEMLLEKVKESSRPLYDKLGYVFMHIGNREKAEEYFQQGLNDPEKGRLCYLLLADLKASKGQIEESLALIEKAEKLFPDTPSFLLEKVKRYRDLGKMIEMLELIQELNERIPEHAFHKYFNRLTKIAYYQLGEFDLLSNEDTGKKSIFTVKNEQGELIKLSIKPIIQKSNYCVPASLEMILTYFGLNITQDEIAAHIFDFTGSKLSTTVDYLENNGFACRYFMGNKELYLELLKKNIPILLSVDFEHSSHVQVMTGYDSRFDFYHIQEPNLLDTMYMAASDLEMANASTSYMSIVCVPKDRANELSFLSKEEDNYFRRVQDLGEKLEEDEGKYKEIFLGFLQANIDIPYTPIYVVKHFSFEEYSDFIVQCAQRLLSSYPENDFMNLHVAQAYMRLHKMEQAREQLKHTARKTFSPLYHFLNGRIALYFDEMTDAIHYFRNSLQLDPDQYYTWSYLALAYLYSEDVQKANYFSSISMDLAPKERFVRINHAALLIEKQEYSEARSIYDQLIREVPEDGHAWYERARLDQKLGKIRKALRGYLMAIKLEENVPFAVMAAADLYDYELDEPAKAEEILQSSLNVTNSAQLLIRLGDFYREHEEIDNCIDCFQKCIDMFPNEGLAYIGLAEVVASKENKEKAIEFLKNHTSRFDKDSEYLINSGRMLAEWALEEDIQPLLEEAIELIESGINHIHSKFNEALELYVKIVEETPFVNRAIEFLKDSFTNNPRVIEFKCYEGTLYEEKQHYSSALECYNAAIQVKEDSFPYYRIGEIYFNLELYELAANAYETCIEIEPKLEPAYLRLAEIASNNENHEKEAEYLLRLLEIAPLSVNIEYLVSILDDARLRQLLVDLHSLPKGIDKIWKLDAEAYVYGALGETHLEQEKVTEALLLEPGFSELTHHQAKIFIRAKKWKEARSILTSILNKEPENGEVYKLLIIYTSAANKWSRLPNILMKLNGEDKVRSTRFLLAAEAGKQFIIDMNWLDEEEGNAFGRFVSKLKNRTKQINLFGVIIELYEMAIKLDKNNLSAVSHFARFYEHFELVEDSIKILQKALKKLWDDRLAYQLGMNYLYVEDYSSALPLFERLVNSDSDDTHLRYLAAVIHCEMGETSLAEQMMLRIIEVNPHEQSVHLRLGSLYNEQGRNLEAKDVLEKGKDYHPYDSDITDELERTYQHLENSMVLSN; via the coding sequence ATGATCACAAAGCTGAAATCCTTATATGACCGCAAAAGTTTTTATCAAGCTTTAGATATCATAAATCAAGAGATACATGTTTTAAAATCGCTGCGCTTTACTGAATTGAAACAGGAGCTTAACAGAATCAAGTCAGCCGAAGAATTTCAGGTTTTAATTCGTTTTACAGACCATTTTTTGATGTATCATTATAGTTCTTTTTTAGTTCGTTATGCTTATCGAAGATTCCCTTGCGTATTAACGCTTTCTTGGTATTGTGAGGAACTTCTTGATAATGGAAAGCTAATAGAAGCAGATGAACTTATTTCAGCTGCAATTGCCGAAATTCAAGAAGAGGATCTCGATTGTGAGGAAGTGGAAAGGCTATACTTTTGTAAGATTCGTTGTTTGCTTGAAATGAAGTTATTTAGTCAAGCTGAAATGCTACTAGAAAAAGTAAAAGAATCCTCCCGCCCACTTTATGACAAGCTGGGGTATGTGTTCATGCATATAGGGAACAGAGAGAAGGCGGAGGAGTACTTTCAACAGGGCCTGAATGATCCTGAAAAAGGACGTCTATGTTACTTGCTGCTAGCTGATTTGAAAGCTTCAAAAGGACAAATTGAAGAGTCACTAGCTCTCATTGAGAAGGCAGAGAAACTCTTTCCTGACACACCTTCCTTTCTGCTAGAAAAAGTGAAACGCTACCGGGATCTCGGTAAAATGATTGAAATGCTGGAATTGATTCAGGAGTTGAATGAGAGAATTCCTGAGCATGCATTTCATAAATATTTTAACCGCTTAACAAAAATTGCCTACTACCAATTAGGTGAATTTGATCTCCTTAGCAATGAAGATACAGGGAAGAAATCCATTTTTACGGTTAAAAACGAACAAGGGGAATTGATAAAGCTTTCTATCAAACCCATTATTCAAAAAAGTAATTATTGTGTTCCCGCAAGCTTGGAGATGATTCTGACCTACTTTGGACTGAACATCACTCAAGATGAAATTGCTGCCCATATTTTTGACTTTACAGGCTCGAAGCTCTCGACAACTGTTGATTATCTTGAAAATAACGGATTTGCATGTCGATATTTTATGGGCAATAAAGAGTTATATCTTGAACTTTTGAAAAAGAATATTCCGATTCTATTAAGTGTTGATTTTGAACATTCTTCTCATGTTCAAGTCATGACAGGCTATGACAGTCGGTTTGATTTTTATCATATCCAAGAACCGAATCTACTGGACACGATGTATATGGCAGCAAGTGATCTAGAAATGGCGAATGCATCGACTAGTTATATGTCCATCGTATGTGTACCAAAGGATAGAGCAAATGAGCTATCTTTTTTATCAAAGGAAGAGGATAATTATTTCCGCCGTGTGCAGGATTTAGGCGAAAAACTGGAAGAGGATGAAGGAAAATACAAAGAGATTTTTCTAGGATTCTTACAGGCGAACATTGATATTCCTTACACCCCCATTTATGTTGTAAAGCATTTTTCCTTTGAAGAGTATAGTGACTTTATTGTTCAATGTGCCCAAAGGCTGTTGTCGTCCTATCCTGAAAATGATTTTATGAATTTGCATGTGGCCCAAGCATATATGCGTCTCCACAAGATGGAACAAGCCAGAGAGCAGTTAAAACATACAGCCCGGAAAACTTTCTCTCCACTCTATCATTTTCTTAACGGTAGAATTGCGCTTTACTTCGATGAAATGACAGACGCAATACACTATTTTAGAAACTCTTTGCAGCTTGACCCGGATCAATACTACACATGGAGCTATCTTGCACTAGCATATCTATACTCTGAAGATGTTCAGAAAGCAAATTATTTCTCTTCTATTAGTATGGACCTTGCACCGAAAGAAAGGTTTGTTCGTATTAATCATGCCGCTCTGTTAATTGAAAAGCAGGAGTATAGTGAAGCACGGAGCATTTACGACCAGTTAATTCGCGAAGTGCCAGAGGATGGTCATGCATGGTATGAACGGGCGCGTTTGGACCAGAAGCTTGGAAAAATAAGAAAGGCATTGCGAGGCTATTTAATGGCAATCAAGCTGGAAGAAAATGTTCCGTTTGCTGTCATGGCTGCTGCTGACCTATATGACTACGAACTGGATGAGCCTGCAAAAGCAGAAGAGATATTACAATCAAGCTTAAATGTTACGAATTCTGCTCAACTCCTAATCCGTCTCGGGGATTTCTATCGCGAACACGAGGAAATTGATAATTGTATAGATTGTTTTCAAAAATGTATCGATATGTTTCCAAATGAAGGATTAGCTTATATTGGATTGGCAGAAGTTGTTGCTAGTAAAGAGAATAAGGAAAAAGCAATTGAGTTCCTTAAAAACCATACTTCCAGATTTGATAAGGATAGTGAATACTTGATTAATAGTGGCCGAATGTTGGCAGAATGGGCATTGGAGGAAGACATTCAACCTCTGCTAGAAGAAGCCATCGAACTGATTGAAAGTGGAATCAACCATATTCATTCCAAATTTAATGAAGCATTAGAGCTTTATGTAAAAATAGTCGAAGAAACACCATTCGTTAACAGAGCCATTGAGTTTCTAAAAGATAGTTTCACTAATAATCCTAGAGTAATAGAATTCAAATGCTATGAGGGAACGTTATACGAAGAAAAACAGCACTATTCATCCGCATTGGAATGTTACAACGCTGCCATACAGGTGAAGGAGGATTCTTTCCCTTATTACAGGATTGGTGAAATCTACTTTAATCTCGAATTGTATGAACTTGCAGCAAATGCATATGAAACTTGTATAGAAATTGAACCTAAACTTGAGCCTGCATATTTGCGGCTTGCAGAAATTGCTTCTAATAATGAAAATCACGAGAAAGAGGCTGAATATCTCTTACGTCTACTTGAAATTGCACCTCTAAGTGTCAATATTGAGTACTTGGTTTCGATTTTAGATGATGCTAGACTGAGACAATTACTGGTTGACTTGCACTCCTTGCCAAAAGGGATAGATAAAATTTGGAAACTCGATGCAGAAGCCTATGTATATGGGGCTTTAGGTGAAACACACTTAGAACAGGAAAAGGTAACGGAAGCTCTCCTTTTGGAACCAGGCTTTTCAGAATTGACACATCATCAGGCTAAAATTTTTATTAGAGCTAAAAAATGGAAGGAAGCTCGTTCAATTCTTACTTCGATTTTAAATAAGGAACCTGAGAATGGTGAAGTATATAAATTGCTTATCATTTATACATCTGCTGCAAATAAATGGTCAAGACTCCCGAATATCCTTATGAAACTAAATGGGGAAGATAAGGTTAGAAGCACAAGGTTTTTATTAGCAGCCGAGGCAGGTAAACAATTTATTATCGATATGAACTGGCTTGATGAAGAAGAAGGAAATGCATTTGGTCGATTTGTCTCGAAATTAAAGAACCGTACCAAGCAAATAAATCTTTTCGGTGTTATCATTGAGCTTTACGAAATGGCGATAAAATTAGATAAAAATAATTTATCTGCGGTTAGTCATTTCGCGCGATTTTATGAGCATTTTGAACTAGTTGAGGATTCCATTAAGATTTTGCAAAAGGCCTTAAAAAAATTATGGGATGATCGACTCGCCTATCAGTTAGGGATGAATTACTTGTATGTAGAAGATTACTCATCTGCCCTTCCCCTATTTGAACGCCTAGTAAACAGTGATTCTGATGATACTCATCTCCGCTATTTGGCTGCGGTGATTCATTGTGAAATGGGTGAAACAAGTTTAGCAGAACAAATGATGTTGAGGATAATCGAAGTGAATCCTCACGAGCAGAGCGTCCATTTACGTTTAGGCAGTTTATACAATGAACAAGGGAGAAATTTAGAGGCGAAAGATGTTCTTGAAAAAGGGAAGGACTACCATCCATACGACTCCGACATCACAGATGAGCTTGAACGGACCTACCAGCATTTAGAAAATTCAATGGTACTAAGTAACTAA
- a CDS encoding aspartate aminotransferase family protein codes for MERTYLIKPSLDDTLPMIDYGIGIYLYDMEGKKYLDGASGAVTANIGHGVTEIIEAMQEQAKKISFVYRSQFTSEAAEKLAEKISALTPADLNWCFFVNSGSEAVETAMKMAIQYWQEKGIHTKTKVLSRWVSYHGITLGALSLSGHTGRRARFVPLLEDFPVINPPYCYRCPYNLEAPSCGYLCAQELEQAIKRIGANHIAAFIAEPVIGAAGGAIAPPKDYFKTIKKICEANDILFIADEVMTGFGRTGSMLAMEQYGVIPDIVALGKGMGAGYAPIAAALASEKVIEPILAGTKVVMSGHTLSANPQSCAVSLAVLEYLEKNKIVSEVESKGDYLKNRLLKLKNDYSFIGDVRGKGLLLGIEFVEDATTKTPFSREALVTQKMISFAKEKGLLVYPAGAGIDGVNGDSIIISPPLTITKDELDDLLTLLKATFDAFTMELKSGGV; via the coding sequence TTGGAACGGACGTATCTCATAAAACCATCACTCGATGATACCTTGCCGATGATTGATTATGGCATAGGGATATATTTGTATGATATGGAAGGTAAAAAATATCTTGACGGTGCCTCGGGTGCGGTCACCGCTAACATTGGTCATGGTGTTACCGAAATTATCGAAGCGATGCAAGAGCAGGCAAAAAAAATCTCGTTTGTCTACCGCTCACAATTTACCAGTGAAGCAGCAGAAAAGCTGGCTGAAAAAATTTCAGCACTAACCCCAGCTGACCTCAATTGGTGCTTTTTTGTCAATAGCGGCTCTGAAGCGGTAGAAACCGCAATGAAAATGGCGATTCAATACTGGCAGGAGAAAGGTATCCATACGAAAACGAAGGTGCTATCTAGGTGGGTTAGTTACCATGGAATCACGTTAGGAGCGCTTTCTTTGTCTGGTCACACGGGCAGGCGAGCACGATTTGTTCCGCTGCTAGAGGACTTTCCAGTCATCAATCCCCCGTACTGCTATCGTTGCCCCTACAACCTCGAAGCCCCTTCTTGCGGCTATCTTTGTGCACAAGAATTAGAGCAAGCAATCAAACGAATCGGTGCAAATCATATTGCGGCCTTTATCGCTGAACCCGTTATTGGTGCTGCTGGCGGGGCGATTGCACCACCGAAGGATTATTTTAAGACAATCAAAAAGATCTGTGAGGCAAACGATATCCTATTTATTGCAGATGAGGTTATGACTGGTTTTGGGCGGACGGGATCGATGCTCGCCATGGAACAATATGGTGTAATTCCAGATATTGTGGCTTTAGGGAAAGGGATGGGTGCAGGTTATGCACCGATTGCTGCTGCGCTTGCCAGTGAAAAGGTAATTGAACCTATTTTAGCGGGAACAAAAGTGGTAATGAGCGGTCATACTTTAAGTGCTAATCCACAATCCTGTGCTGTTTCGCTAGCCGTACTGGAGTATTTGGAAAAAAATAAGATTGTCAGTGAAGTAGAATCAAAGGGAGATTACTTAAAGAACAGGCTTCTGAAATTAAAAAATGACTATTCCTTTATCGGTGATGTTCGCGGAAAAGGTTTATTACTGGGAATTGAATTTGTAGAGGATGCAACAACCAAAACACCCTTTTCTAGAGAGGCATTGGTGACCCAAAAAATGATTTCCTTCGCGAAGGAAAAAGGGCTGCTTGTTTATCCAGCAGGTGCTGGTATTGATGGTGTCAATGGTGACTCCATCATAATCTCCCCGCCATTAACGATTACCAAAGATGAATTAGATGACTTGCTAACTCTACTCAAAGCAACTTTCGATGCATTTACAATGGAATTGAAGTCAGGTGGTGTTTGA
- a CDS encoding CoA transferase subunit A, whose protein sequence is MENPFGKITTLEKVLELFFNGMTLMFGGFGGVGTPPTLIDAILEKGVKNLTLIGNDTGFPHIGIGKLVSQDRALKVIASHIGSNPIAGKLMHEGRLEVEFSPQGILAERIRAGGVGLPAILSDIGMDNELVSKNKPHFLLNGKDYLIETALTADVSIIYAKKADPYGNLIYDKSARNTNPLVAMAGDITIAEVEEIVPLGNLDPDEIITPGVFVDHIIPSKGVNWKWAWE, encoded by the coding sequence ATGGAAAATCCATTTGGAAAGATTACAACCTTAGAGAAGGTGCTGGAGCTCTTTTTTAACGGGATGACCTTAATGTTTGGGGGATTTGGCGGTGTAGGAACCCCGCCAACCCTGATTGATGCTATTCTCGAAAAAGGTGTAAAAAATCTAACCTTAATTGGAAATGATACAGGATTTCCACATATCGGTATTGGCAAATTAGTCAGTCAAGATAGGGCATTAAAGGTGATTGCTTCACACATTGGCTCCAATCCAATAGCCGGTAAACTCATGCATGAAGGAAGGCTCGAGGTGGAGTTTTCGCCGCAAGGGATATTAGCAGAAAGAATTCGTGCTGGCGGTGTCGGTCTTCCTGCGATTCTAAGTGATATCGGTATGGATAATGAACTCGTATCAAAAAACAAACCTCATTTTCTCCTAAACGGAAAGGACTACTTAATTGAAACAGCGTTAACTGCAGATGTATCAATCATTTATGCTAAAAAAGCAGACCCCTATGGAAATTTAATTTATGACAAAAGTGCACGAAATACGAATCCACTTGTGGCAATGGCTGGAGATATTACGATTGCAGAGGTAGAGGAAATTGTTCCACTTGGCAATCTCGACCCTGATGAAATCATTACCCCTGGAGTGTTCGTGGATCATATTATCCCTTCAAAGGGGGTGAACTGGAAATGGGCTTGGGAGTAG
- a CDS encoding 3-oxoacid CoA-transferase subunit B: MGLGVDFRNTIAKRAAEEITNGMVVNLGIGIPSLVPNHLPKSMMVMFHAENGITGMGPSPEVGREDENLCNAGGFPVTLTQGGSYCDSAIAFGMIRRGRVDITILGSLQVSRQGDLANWIVPGKKVPGMGGAMELAQKARKVIVLMNHCDKAGNPKIVKTCTLPLTSAACVDMIITELAVFMVTPEGLLLTELFPPYDLQEVVNKTECEFTVSEVVRKISY, from the coding sequence ATGGGCTTGGGAGTAGATTTTCGCAACACAATCGCAAAAAGAGCAGCAGAAGAAATCACCAATGGAATGGTTGTTAACCTTGGTATAGGTATTCCGTCTCTCGTTCCCAATCATTTGCCGAAGAGCATGATGGTGATGTTTCATGCTGAAAATGGGATTACAGGGATGGGACCTAGTCCAGAAGTGGGAAGAGAAGATGAGAATTTATGTAATGCCGGTGGTTTTCCAGTCACCTTAACCCAGGGTGGTTCTTACTGTGATAGTGCCATCGCCTTTGGGATGATTCGTAGAGGACGAGTGGATATTACGATTCTGGGTTCCCTTCAGGTTAGCAGGCAGGGTGATTTAGCCAATTGGATTGTTCCGGGAAAAAAAGTACCTGGGATGGGTGGTGCCATGGAACTTGCCCAAAAGGCGCGAAAAGTGATTGTGTTAATGAATCATTGTGATAAAGCTGGAAATCCGAAAATTGTTAAAACATGTACGTTACCATTAACATCGGCTGCCTGTGTGGATATGATTATCACGGAATTAGCTGTTTTCATGGTGACTCCCGAAGGATTATTGCTAACAGAATTGTTCCCGCCTTATGACTTACAAGAGGTAGTAAATAAAACAGAATGTGAGTTTACGGTAAGTGAAGTTGTCCGCAAGATATCCTATTAA
- a CDS encoding peptidase — protein MSKHEETIKQWLKDNRARGTRFLQILVQENSIRGNESSAQAVIIEKCRQLGLHLDIWEIDRNELSQHEAFCCDRQSFEGNPNVVAVLKGTGGGKSIILNGHIDVVPVGDEKNWEHDPFSGHIECGKLYGRGSTDMKGGTAALIMAIEAIISTGIKLKGDIIFQSVIEEESGGAGSLAAVLRGYTADGAIIPEPTGMKIFPKQQGSMWFRITVKGRAAHGGTRYEGVSAIEKAVLVIQKLQQLEKNRNIKITDPLFNNIPIPIPINIGKINSGEWPSSVPDLAVIEGRMGVSPEETISAAQGEMAAVMKELNEQDEWFQKNPLEIEWFGGRWLPGNLEVDHPLMKTLSASFLEVKGEQPVIEASPWGTDGGILSNVGNTPVVVFGPGITATAHDANEHIQLEDLFAASKIIALTLLKWCEVSEEETPPL, from the coding sequence TTGTCAAAACATGAAGAAACCATTAAACAATGGCTAAAGGACAATCGTGCGAGAGGAACTAGGTTCTTACAGATTCTCGTCCAAGAAAATAGTATACGAGGAAACGAGAGTAGTGCGCAGGCGGTTATTATTGAAAAATGTCGTCAGTTAGGGTTACATCTCGATATTTGGGAAATTGATCGAAACGAACTCAGCCAGCATGAGGCGTTCTGCTGTGATCGGCAAAGCTTTGAAGGAAATCCGAATGTTGTTGCGGTATTAAAAGGGACTGGCGGTGGAAAGTCGATCATTCTAAATGGACATATCGATGTAGTCCCTGTAGGTGATGAGAAGAACTGGGAACATGACCCTTTTAGCGGACATATTGAGTGTGGAAAGCTGTATGGACGTGGAAGTACAGATATGAAGGGTGGTACTGCTGCCTTAATCATGGCAATAGAAGCGATTATATCCACGGGTATTAAGCTAAAAGGGGATATTATTTTTCAGAGTGTAATCGAAGAGGAAAGCGGCGGTGCTGGCTCACTTGCTGCGGTTCTAAGAGGCTATACTGCAGATGGTGCCATTATTCCAGAACCGACGGGTATGAAAATTTTTCCGAAACAGCAGGGTTCCATGTGGTTTAGAATCACTGTAAAAGGAAGGGCAGCACATGGAGGAACGAGATATGAAGGGGTAAGTGCCATTGAGAAGGCGGTATTGGTTATCCAAAAACTGCAACAACTGGAGAAGAATCGAAATATTAAAATCACAGACCCTCTATTTAACAATATTCCGATACCTATCCCGATTAATATCGGAAAAATAAATAGTGGTGAATGGCCGTCATCTGTTCCAGATTTAGCTGTGATTGAAGGGAGAATGGGGGTATCGCCTGAAGAAACGATATCGGCTGCTCAAGGAGAAATGGCTGCAGTTATGAAGGAACTCAATGAACAAGACGAATGGTTCCAAAAAAATCCTTTGGAAATCGAATGGTTTGGGGGAAGATGGCTTCCTGGTAACCTAGAAGTGGATCATCCATTAATGAAGACACTTTCTGCTAGTTTTCTAGAAGTGAAGGGAGAACAACCGGTCATTGAGGCAAGTCCATGGGGGACGGATGGCGGAATTCTATCAAATGTGGGGAATACGCCGGTAGTTGTATTCGGACCGGGCATTACAGCGACTGCACATGATGCGAATGAACACATTCAGTTGGAGGATTTGTTTGCAGCAAGTAAGATTATTGCTCTAACCTTATTAAAGTGGTGTGAAGTCAGTGAAGAAGAAACCCCTCCGTTATAG